Below is a genomic region from Pseudomonas svalbardensis.
AGCGGTCGAGACGTTGAAGATGTTTGCACCGTCACCGCCGGTACCCACCACATCGACGACGCCATCGAGGGTCTTGAGTTCGACTTTGTCCGCCAGCTCGCGCATGACCGACACGGCACCGACGATCTCGTCGATGCTTTCACTCTTCATACGCATGGCCATCATGAACGCGCCGATCTGCGCATCCGTGCATTGACCGGTCATGATTTCGCGCATGACATCGCGCATCTCATCGGTGCTGAGGTCGAGCTGTTCGACGATACGGCTCAGGGCTGTCTTGATATTCATGAAAAGTCCTTAGCGCGTGCCGCCGGTTTGTTTGAGGAAGTTAGCGAACAGCTCGTGACCCTGTTCGGTGAGGATCGACTCAGGGTGAAACTGGACGCCCTCGATGTTCAGTGTTTTGTGGCGCAGGCCCATGATCTCGTCGACCGAACCGTCTTCAAGCTGGGTCCAGGCGGTCAGCTCCAGGCAATCGGGCAGGGTTTCGCGTTTGACGATCAGTGAATGATAGCGGGTGACCGTCAGCGGATGGTTCAGGCCTTCAAATACGCCTTTATCCTCGTGGAACACCGGGCTGGTTTTGCCGTGCATGACCTGACGGGCGCGCACTACATCGCCACCAAAGGCCTGGCCGATGGACTGATGCCCCAGGCAGACGCCCAGAATCGGCAATTTACCGCCAAAATGTTTGATCACATCAATCGACACGCCGGCTTCGTTCGGCGTGCAAGGGCCTGGTGAAACGACGATCCGCTCAGGATTGAGGGCTTCGATTTCGGCAATGGTGAGC
It encodes:
- a CDS encoding aminodeoxychorismate/anthranilate synthase component II, which encodes MLLMIDNYDSFTYNVVQYLGELGSQVKVVRNDELTIAEIEALNPERIVVSPGPCTPNEAGVSIDVIKHFGGKLPILGVCLGHQSIGQAFGGDVVRARQVMHGKTSPVFHEDKGVFEGLNHPLTVTRYHSLIVKRETLPDCLELTAWTQLEDGSVDEIMGLRHKTLNIEGVQFHPESILTEQGHELFANFLKQTGGTR